The following proteins are co-located in the Sporolactobacillus pectinivorans genome:
- a CDS encoding phosphoglycerate kinase codes for MAKKTIRDIDVKGKKVFCRVDFNVPLSGSTVTDDTRIRAALPTINYLIENGAKVILASHLGRPTPENKESLRMNPVAARLSELLGKPVAKTDEVVGPEVEAAVDKLKEGDVLLLENVRFEKGEKKNDPELAKAFAALADVYVNDAFGSAHRAHASTEGITKYLPSVAGFLMEKELKILLASLENPKHPFTAIIGGAKVTDKIGVIENLLDKVDTLIVGGGLSYTFVKAQGYGIGTSLLDADKLDMAKKFMETAKEKGVKFLTPIDTVIADKFAADANVKTVDIDKMPEGWLGVDIGPKTVALYTDAIKTSKLVVWNGPMGVFEMDPFAKGTEAVAEALAEATDATTIIGGGDSAAAVEKFHLADKMSHISTGGGASLELMEGKVLPGVAALDDAE; via the coding sequence ATGGCAAAGAAAACCATTCGTGACATTGACGTTAAAGGCAAGAAAGTTTTTTGCCGCGTTGACTTCAATGTTCCGCTAAGCGGCAGTACTGTTACAGATGATACGCGTATTCGTGCCGCTCTGCCGACGATCAACTATTTGATCGAAAACGGTGCCAAGGTAATTTTAGCTTCGCACCTCGGCCGCCCGACGCCTGAAAACAAAGAATCACTTCGCATGAATCCCGTCGCTGCCCGGCTGAGTGAACTACTCGGCAAACCGGTTGCAAAAACTGATGAAGTTGTCGGACCGGAAGTTGAAGCTGCCGTTGACAAGCTGAAAGAAGGAGACGTCCTTCTGCTTGAAAACGTCCGTTTTGAAAAAGGCGAAAAGAAGAATGATCCGGAACTTGCCAAGGCTTTTGCCGCACTGGCTGATGTTTATGTCAATGATGCGTTCGGATCGGCCCACCGCGCCCATGCTTCAACGGAAGGCATTACTAAATATCTGCCTTCTGTTGCCGGTTTCCTGATGGAAAAGGAACTGAAGATACTCCTTGCTTCACTTGAGAATCCGAAACATCCTTTTACAGCAATTATCGGGGGAGCTAAAGTTACCGACAAAATTGGTGTCATTGAAAACTTGCTCGACAAGGTTGATACACTAATCGTCGGTGGCGGTCTCTCCTATACTTTTGTCAAAGCTCAGGGGTACGGCATCGGCACATCGCTGCTTGATGCGGACAAGCTGGACATGGCAAAGAAATTTATGGAAACAGCCAAGGAAAAAGGCGTTAAATTCCTGACGCCGATTGACACGGTTATTGCCGATAAGTTCGCAGCTGATGCCAATGTCAAGACTGTAGACATCGACAAAATGCCGGAAGGCTGGCTTGGCGTCGACATCGGACCAAAGACGGTTGCTCTCTACACCGATGCCATCAAAACGTCCAAACTGGTTGTCTGGAACGGGCCGATGGGTGTATTTGAAATGGACCCGTTTGCGAAGGGAACTGAAGCAGTTGCCGAAGCGCTCGCTGAAGCAACTGACGCAACAACGATTATTGGCGGCGGCGACTCTGCTGCAGCTGTTGAAAAATTCCATCTTGCAGACAAAATGAGCCACATCTCTACAGGCGGCGGCGCTTCTCTTGAATTAATGGAAGGCAAGGTACTTCCTGGCGTTGCTGCACTGGATGACGCTGAATAA
- the tpiA gene encoding triose-phosphate isomerase, whose amino-acid sequence MSRKPIIAGNWKMNKTVKEAHEFVEAVKDKVPSSDVVDSVIAAPFLALDRIVADAKGSDLKIGAENVHFENSGAYTGEVSPVMLEELGVDYVVIGHSERRAYFAETDDTVNKKVLASLAHHLIPIFCVGESLDEREGGKWQSVIKNQVTKAFAGVPADQAPSVVVAYEPIWAIGTGKSATADDANEVCHFIRETIAGLYGEATAEKVRIQYGGSVKPANIKDFLAQSDIDGGLVGGASLQPESFLALLDGAKA is encoded by the coding sequence ATGTCACGCAAACCGATTATTGCCGGCAACTGGAAGATGAACAAGACGGTTAAGGAAGCACATGAATTCGTTGAAGCGGTCAAGGACAAGGTTCCTTCATCGGATGTTGTGGATTCTGTGATTGCCGCTCCGTTTCTTGCCCTTGACCGCATCGTTGCCGATGCAAAGGGTTCCGATCTGAAAATCGGAGCTGAAAACGTACACTTTGAAAATTCAGGTGCTTATACGGGAGAAGTCAGCCCTGTTATGCTTGAAGAACTTGGCGTTGATTATGTTGTGATCGGCCACTCTGAAAGAAGAGCTTACTTCGCAGAAACCGATGACACGGTTAATAAAAAGGTTCTCGCTTCGCTCGCACATCATCTTATTCCGATCTTCTGTGTCGGCGAATCACTGGATGAACGGGAAGGCGGAAAATGGCAGTCCGTGATCAAGAATCAGGTAACCAAGGCATTTGCAGGTGTACCTGCGGATCAGGCTCCGTCCGTTGTTGTGGCTTATGAACCGATTTGGGCGATCGGAACCGGCAAATCTGCTACTGCAGATGATGCCAACGAAGTTTGCCACTTTATCCGTGAAACGATTGCGGGGTTGTACGGAGAAGCAACTGCCGAGAAAGTCCGCATTCAGTATGGCGGCAGTGTAAAGCCTGCCAACATCAAAGACTTTCTGGCTCAGTCTGATATTGACGGCGGTCTGGTCGGTGGTGCAAGCTTGCAGCCTGAATCGTTCCTTGCACTGCTTGACGGTGCTAAAGCCTGA
- the gap gene encoding type I glyceraldehyde-3-phosphate dehydrogenase, with product MTVKVGINGFGRIGRLAFRRIQNVPELEVVAVNDLTDPAMLANLLKYDTTQGRFDGEVKVEEGYFVVNGKKVKVLSQRDPAELPWGELGVDIVLECTGFFTSKDKAEAHLKGGAKKVVISAPAKGDMKTIVFNVNHDTLDGSETVISGASCTTNSLAPVAKVLNDHFGIEKGLMTTVHAYTGDQMTLDGPHRGGDLRRARAAAENIVPASSGAAQAVALVIPELKGKFNGSAQRVPVKSGSTTLLYATLEKNTTVEEINEAVKAATNETLGYNEDPIVSSDVIGITYGSLFDSTQTKVLDVDGKQLVQVVAWYDNEMSYTSQLVRTLEYFAKLAK from the coding sequence TGTTCCTGAACTGGAAGTTGTTGCAGTTAACGATCTAACAGATCCGGCAATGCTTGCAAACCTGCTGAAATATGATACAACTCAGGGTCGTTTCGACGGCGAAGTTAAGGTTGAAGAAGGCTACTTCGTTGTTAACGGCAAAAAAGTAAAGGTTCTTTCACAGCGTGACCCGGCAGAATTGCCATGGGGCGAACTCGGCGTTGATATCGTTCTGGAATGCACCGGCTTCTTTACTTCTAAAGACAAAGCAGAAGCTCACCTCAAAGGCGGCGCTAAGAAAGTCGTTATTTCCGCACCTGCTAAGGGCGATATGAAGACAATCGTATTCAACGTTAACCATGATACATTGGACGGCTCGGAAACAGTTATTTCCGGCGCATCCTGCACAACGAACTCTTTGGCTCCGGTAGCTAAAGTTCTGAATGATCATTTTGGTATTGAAAAAGGCCTGATGACAACGGTTCACGCTTATACCGGTGATCAGATGACATTGGACGGCCCGCACAGAGGCGGCGACCTTCGTCGTGCACGTGCCGCTGCTGAGAACATCGTGCCTGCTTCTTCAGGTGCTGCACAAGCAGTTGCACTTGTTATCCCTGAACTTAAAGGCAAATTCAACGGCTCTGCTCAGCGTGTCCCTGTTAAATCGGGTTCAACAACGCTGCTGTATGCAACGCTGGAGAAGAATACTACTGTTGAAGAAATCAACGAAGCTGTGAAAGCAGCAACCAACGAAACCCTCGGCTACAATGAAGACCCGATCGTTTCTTCAGACGTTATCGGCATCACTTACGGTTCTCTGTTTGATTCAACTCAGACGAAGGTTCTCGACGTCGACGGCAAGCAGCTTGTTCAGGTCGTTGCGTGGTACGATAATGAAATGTCCTACACTTCACAGCTTGTAAGAACTCTGGAATACTTTGCAAAACTTGCAAAATAA